Proteins encoded by one window of Pseudomonas sp. LS44:
- a CDS encoding arylsulfatase, giving the protein MNRTRRWLPRLALAAAAVMGASAASAADKPNILVIFGDDIGQTNISAYSMGVLGYKTPNIDRIAKEGMMFTDYYAENSCTAGRSSFITGQTPLRTGLSKVGVPGATVGLQDRDITIAQALKSQGYATGQFGKNHLGDRDEYLPTKHGFDEFFGNLYHLNAEEEPERPYWPKDPNDPYVKNFSPRGVLHSTADGKIEDTGALNKKRMETIDDETTEGAINFIKKQAEADKPFFVWMNTTRMHAYTHVRESMQGQSGMPGNEYADGMLEHDGDVGKLLKTLDDLKIADNTIVVYTTDNGPNQWSWPDAATTPFRNEKNSNWEGAYRVPAMVRWPNHIKPGEVSNQMFSGLDWFPTLLAAAGDTEVKDKLLKGWAPTSAGKSFKVHLDGYNQLDLLTGKSDKSARNEFFYFNDDGDLVAMRFDNWKVVFCEQRAPGGFAVWSEPFVCLRVPKLFNLRMDPYERADVVSDQYYDWLTKNAYLTAIATMKSATFLETFVAYPPSQKPASFSIDQVRKAVDAKIAEKMKANKQ; this is encoded by the coding sequence ATGAACCGCACAAGAAGATGGCTACCGAGGCTCGCCCTCGCCGCCGCCGCAGTAATGGGGGCATCCGCCGCCAGCGCCGCGGACAAGCCGAATATCTTGGTGATATTCGGTGACGACATCGGCCAGACCAATATCAGTGCCTACTCGATGGGCGTGCTCGGCTACAAGACGCCGAACATCGACCGCATCGCCAAGGAAGGCATGATGTTCACCGATTACTATGCGGAGAACAGCTGCACCGCCGGTCGTTCCAGTTTCATCACCGGCCAGACGCCGCTGCGTACCGGCCTCTCCAAGGTCGGCGTGCCAGGTGCCACCGTCGGCCTGCAAGACCGCGACATCACCATCGCCCAGGCGCTCAAGTCCCAAGGCTATGCCACCGGCCAGTTCGGCAAGAACCACCTGGGTGACCGCGACGAATACCTGCCGACCAAGCACGGTTTCGACGAGTTCTTCGGCAACCTCTACCACCTCAACGCCGAAGAGGAACCCGAGCGTCCCTACTGGCCGAAGGACCCCAACGATCCCTACGTGAAGAACTTCTCGCCGCGCGGCGTACTGCACTCCACTGCCGATGGCAAGATCGAGGACACCGGTGCGCTGAACAAGAAGCGCATGGAAACCATCGACGACGAAACCACCGAAGGCGCCATCAACTTCATCAAGAAGCAGGCCGAGGCCGACAAACCGTTCTTCGTGTGGATGAACACCACGCGCATGCACGCCTACACCCATGTGCGCGAGTCGATGCAAGGCCAGAGCGGCATGCCGGGCAACGAGTATGCCGACGGCATGCTCGAGCATGACGGTGACGTCGGCAAGCTGCTGAAAACCCTGGACGATCTGAAGATCGCCGACAACACCATAGTGGTCTACACCACCGATAACGGCCCGAACCAGTGGTCCTGGCCGGATGCGGCGACCACGCCGTTCCGCAACGAGAAGAACTCCAACTGGGAAGGTGCCTACCGGGTGCCGGCCATGGTCCGTTGGCCGAACCACATCAAGCCTGGCGAAGTGTCCAACCAGATGTTCTCCGGCCTCGACTGGTTCCCCACCCTGCTGGCCGCCGCGGGCGATACCGAGGTCAAGGACAAGCTGCTCAAGGGCTGGGCACCGACCTCCGCCGGCAAGAGCTTCAAGGTGCACCTCGACGGCTACAACCAGCTCGATCTCCTTACCGGCAAGAGCGACAAGAGCGCGCGCAACGAGTTCTTCTACTTCAACGACGACGGCGATCTGGTCGCCATGCGTTTTGACAACTGGAAGGTGGTGTTCTGCGAGCAGCGGGCTCCGGGCGGCTTCGCGGTGTGGAGCGAGCCTTTCGTCTGCCTGCGCGTGCCGAAGCTGTTCAACCTGCGCATGGACCCGTACGAGCGAGCCGACGTGGTTTCCGACCAGTACTACGACTGGCTGACCAAGAACGCCTACCTGACCGCCATCGCCACCATGAAGTCCGCCACCTTCCTGGAAACCTTCGTCGCCTATCCGCCGAGCCAGAAACCGGCCAGCTTCAGCATCGACCAGGTGCGCAAGGCCGTGGATGCGAAGATCGCGGAAAAAATGAAGGCCAACAAGCAGTAG
- a CDS encoding trimeric intracellular cation channel family protein, protein MEQLFYLSDLFGVVVFAITGALMAGRKSMDLFGVLVIAIVTALGGGTLRDVILNNYPVSWIRNDTYILIASLAAIGTVLWVRLTRPIHETGLLIADAFGLAVFTVIGTEVALQHGTPISTAVIMGVMTGVAGGVMRDVLCNEIPMIFQKEIYATACIAGSLMFILLQQIGIAHWMATGLAMLTVLLIRLAAIYWHLSLPRFHLLDRS, encoded by the coding sequence ATGGAACAGCTTTTCTACCTGTCGGACCTGTTCGGAGTCGTGGTTTTTGCTATTACCGGCGCGCTTATGGCGGGCCGCAAATCCATGGATTTGTTTGGCGTGCTGGTGATTGCCATCGTCACTGCGTTGGGTGGCGGCACGCTTCGCGATGTGATTCTGAATAACTACCCGGTCAGCTGGATTCGCAACGACACCTACATTCTGATCGCCTCGCTGGCGGCAATTGGCACGGTGTTATGGGTGCGGTTGACCCGGCCGATTCATGAGACGGGCCTGTTGATCGCCGATGCCTTTGGCCTGGCGGTGTTTACGGTGATAGGCACCGAGGTCGCGCTCCAGCACGGCACGCCCATCAGTACGGCAGTGATCATGGGGGTGATGACGGGGGTGGCCGGCGGGGTCATGCGGGATGTCTTGTGCAACGAGATTCCGATGATTTTCCAGAAGGAAATCTACGCCACCGCCTGTATTGCCGGGTCGTTGATGTTCATCCTCTTGCAGCAGATCGGCATCGCCCATTGGATGGCCACGGGTTTGGCAATGTTGACGGTATTGCTGATCCGCTTGGCGGCGATCTACTGGCATCTGTCACTACCGCGCTTCCATCTGCTCGATCGAAGCTGA
- a CDS encoding AraC family transcriptional regulator ligand-binding domain-containing protein, with protein sequence MQQEPMVASAWPSTILSHAAQYNLPIHELCTRVGLCPDALRDHSLAIPARQVLQLFDECAAIGADPQFGCELRARLATGSLQGLNILFDTAATLGDSLQCLTECLPILMGHIQPELSHHDGFSRLTFNATLPPHAFGLDSSLLALVRNMARRVNRRPAELVVEAQITPEQNCDALLQSWGISYRRGPTLSLLLPSAALAWPLQGANDFLHQSLRATWQQPQANQSLAERLTMAKQLLKCSDRSIESIALTSGYRQAGNFIRAFRTHYGITPKQFRLTCD encoded by the coding sequence ATGCAGCAGGAACCCATGGTAGCCAGCGCCTGGCCCAGCACCATTCTTAGCCACGCTGCGCAATACAACCTTCCGATCCATGAACTCTGCACTCGGGTCGGCTTGTGCCCCGATGCACTCCGCGATCACAGCCTCGCCATACCTGCACGCCAGGTCCTTCAGCTGTTCGATGAGTGCGCCGCAATCGGCGCCGATCCTCAATTCGGCTGCGAATTACGTGCTCGCCTGGCGACTGGTAGCTTGCAAGGCCTGAATATTCTTTTCGATACCGCGGCCACCCTCGGCGACAGCTTGCAATGCCTAACAGAGTGCCTACCCATCTTGATGGGGCATATACAACCAGAGCTCAGTCACCACGACGGCTTCAGTCGCCTGACCTTCAACGCCACACTACCGCCTCACGCCTTTGGCCTCGATTCGAGCCTGTTGGCTTTGGTGCGCAATATGGCGCGCCGGGTAAATCGTCGGCCGGCTGAGTTGGTTGTCGAAGCGCAGATCACCCCGGAACAGAACTGCGACGCGCTGCTGCAATCCTGGGGAATATCTTATCGGCGTGGGCCCACGCTGAGCTTGCTGCTACCCAGCGCCGCATTGGCCTGGCCGCTGCAAGGCGCCAACGACTTTCTGCACCAGTCGCTCCGCGCCACGTGGCAACAGCCGCAAGCCAATCAATCTCTGGCTGAACGGCTAACGATGGCCAAGCAGTTGCTGAAATGCTCCGATCGATCGATCGAGAGCATCGCCCTAACTAGCGGCTATCGTCAGGCAGGCAATTTCATTCGCGCGTTCCGCACGCATTACGGCATCACCCCCAAGCAATTTCGGCTCACCTGCGATTGA
- a CDS encoding DUF1254 domain-containing protein — translation MKNNSSRITRPRLCLLALGLCFGLPSAHAALSSQQARALSEEAYVFAYASAEHDKVLNAIAAKLPYNVLYGEARLLGPDDKNVVSPNNDTFYSRALLDLRSEPQVLSVPAETQRYYSFQLIDLRTNNLDYIGTRATGTAAGRYLIAGPDWKGELPAGYSGVIRSPSRLVFLLGRTEVKGPEDQGAAVVLKEYRLQSLSAALKQEPPVALPKLTLPPYSNTKDGKASALFDIFNGLAALHAWSPEEQAQLQRFAEIGVGPGLAFNPPKELASAIAEGAEAARAKVRAASSSISPNRNGWYSSPANAGHFGSDDLTRAAAAWRYIYVNDPAEALYPIALQDSHGQPLNGGKRYRLHFAAGQLPPVNSFWSLTLYDSQTQLLVANPIKRYSIGDRTPGLVYDADGGLTLYIQNEQPTTAAQQANWLPAPQGPFNMLLRLYLPKEPALKGIYQLPGITPVDAEQ, via the coding sequence ATGAAGAACAACAGCTCGCGTATCACTAGACCACGCCTGTGCCTGCTCGCCCTGGGCCTTTGCTTTGGCCTGCCAAGCGCGCATGCCGCTCTCAGTTCGCAGCAAGCCCGCGCATTATCGGAAGAGGCCTATGTATTCGCCTACGCCAGCGCCGAACACGACAAAGTGCTGAATGCCATTGCCGCCAAGCTGCCCTATAACGTGTTGTATGGCGAAGCGCGACTATTGGGACCGGATGATAAGAACGTGGTCTCGCCCAACAACGACACCTTCTATTCACGCGCCCTGCTTGACCTGCGCAGCGAGCCGCAGGTGCTCAGCGTGCCGGCCGAAACCCAGCGCTATTACAGCTTCCAGCTGATCGACTTGCGCACCAACAACCTCGATTACATCGGCACCCGCGCGACCGGCACCGCCGCCGGCCGCTACTTGATTGCCGGGCCGGACTGGAAAGGTGAACTGCCTGCCGGCTACAGCGGTGTGATCCGTTCGCCGAGCCGCTTGGTATTCCTGCTTGGCCGTACCGAAGTCAAAGGCCCGGAGGATCAAGGCGCGGCTGTCGTGCTCAAGGAGTACCGTTTGCAGAGCCTCTCCGCTGCGCTTAAACAAGAGCCGCCAGTCGCGTTGCCCAAACTGACACTGCCGCCGTACAGCAACACCAAGGACGGCAAGGCCAGTGCCCTGTTCGACATTTTCAATGGCCTGGCGGCGCTGCACGCCTGGTCGCCGGAAGAACAGGCACAGCTCCAGCGCTTCGCGGAAATCGGCGTGGGTCCGGGGCTGGCTTTCAATCCTCCCAAGGAACTCGCCAGCGCCATCGCCGAAGGCGCCGAAGCAGCCCGCGCCAAGGTCAGAGCTGCATCATCGAGCATTTCTCCAAATCGTAACGGCTGGTACAGCTCGCCGGCCAATGCCGGGCATTTCGGCAGCGATGACTTGACGCGTGCGGCCGCGGCTTGGCGTTACATCTATGTCAACGATCCGGCTGAAGCCCTGTACCCGATTGCCCTGCAGGACAGCCACGGCCAGCCGCTCAATGGCGGCAAGCGCTACCGTCTGCACTTCGCCGCTGGGCAGTTACCGCCGGTTAATTCCTTCTGGTCGTTGACCCTCTATGACAGCCAAACCCAGCTGCTCGTCGCCAACCCCATCAAACGCTATTCGATTGGCGATCGCACGCCTGGGCTGGTCTACGACGCCGATGGCGGCCTGACTCTGTACATCCAGAACGAACAACCCACCACTGCCGCGCAACAGGCTAACTGGCTGCCCGCGCCGCAAGGTCCGTTCAACATGTTGCTGCGCCTTTATCTGCCCAAGGAACCGGCGCTCAAGGGCATCTATCAGCTGCCGGGCATCACGCCGGTCGACGCGGAGCAATGA
- a CDS encoding multiheme c-type cytochrome: MPKHKKTPTATSPATPAKRSFSFLLPWLAGLLLLATVIVWFMLQRSTPGVAVPSSPAPATKPAVIKPIAESTASLVDEGQCVGCHAVQVKDWQGSHHQMAMEEATTESVLGDFNNVTFKDGSETTRFFQKDGSFWVNTPGPDGKAADFRAAYTFGVAPLQQYLLEAPGGRLQALGVAWDVEKKNWFHLYPGQGVDFKDELHWSQPQQNANFMCVECHTTGFKRNFNAQTNSYASQWQSLGVGCQSCHGPASNHLQWASKPDGSKTHGFDIDLSKADTTRQAETCGRCHARRAPLGDGFAAHKRLMDDYLPSPLTQALYELDGKIKEEVFEYGSFTQSKMFAKGVSCSNCHNPHSTELKAPGNAVCLQCHNPAGKTSLPGIDGKGLQAKNYDSPEHHQHQPGQPGSQCVDCHMPGKFYMGNDFRHDHSFSIPNPGRALKLGTPDACLGCHKETAGDKVAEQFNAWYGADKPAVPRYDESLWLIRNGKPGASRALFQQLDSSDLPAIRRATLLAELPYYPSQRALDLARRELKHADSQVRLAAIEAVTSMTPPEHRSGPIGPLLNDPVRAVRLAAASALLGLPAEALQYQPSWDKVIGEYEQVQKSLADRAEANLNLAMLYQAQGRSALVEPALRDALLRDPNFLPALVTLIQWLDGNYRMNEAQQLMAEGLKKHPQSALLHHANGLALIRRGEKTAALKELAEAARLEPDNGQFNYVMAIALHDSGDAEGAIHQLEQLLERQPNNRQARMTLIGFWRDAGQMQKVQILQAELEQLNPDDPALRQGQ, encoded by the coding sequence ATGCCTAAACATAAAAAAACCCCAACTGCCACGTCTCCCGCCACACCAGCCAAACGCTCTTTCAGCTTTCTGCTTCCCTGGCTCGCCGGGCTATTGCTGCTGGCGACGGTGATTGTCTGGTTCATGTTGCAGCGCAGCACGCCAGGGGTTGCGGTGCCCTCAAGCCCTGCGCCGGCGACCAAACCTGCAGTAATTAAACCAATCGCAGAGAGCACGGCCAGCCTGGTCGATGAAGGCCAGTGCGTGGGTTGTCACGCCGTGCAGGTCAAAGACTGGCAAGGCTCCCATCACCAGATGGCGATGGAAGAAGCCACTACTGAGAGCGTGCTGGGCGACTTCAACAATGTGACGTTCAAGGACGGCAGCGAAACCACGCGCTTCTTTCAGAAGGACGGCAGCTTCTGGGTCAACACACCGGGCCCTGATGGCAAAGCAGCAGACTTCCGCGCGGCCTACACCTTCGGCGTCGCGCCCTTGCAGCAATATCTGTTGGAAGCACCTGGCGGCCGTCTGCAAGCCCTCGGCGTCGCCTGGGATGTCGAGAAGAAAAACTGGTTCCACCTCTATCCCGGTCAGGGCGTCGACTTCAAAGATGAGCTGCACTGGAGCCAGCCGCAGCAGAACGCCAATTTCATGTGCGTCGAGTGCCACACCACCGGCTTCAAACGCAACTTCAATGCGCAAACCAACAGCTATGCCAGCCAATGGCAGTCGCTCGGCGTTGGCTGCCAGTCCTGTCACGGACCGGCGTCCAACCATCTGCAATGGGCGAGCAAACCCGATGGCAGCAAAACGCACGGCTTCGATATTGACCTGAGCAAGGCCGACACCACCCGCCAGGCGGAAACCTGCGGCCGTTGCCACGCTCGACGCGCGCCGCTGGGCGATGGTTTCGCCGCGCACAAGCGGCTGATGGACGACTACCTGCCCAGCCCGCTGACCCAGGCTCTGTACGAACTGGACGGCAAGATTAAGGAAGAGGTGTTCGAGTACGGCTCGTTCACCCAAAGCAAAATGTTCGCCAAAGGCGTGAGCTGCAGCAACTGCCATAACCCGCATAGCACTGAGTTGAAGGCGCCGGGCAATGCCGTCTGCCTGCAATGTCACAACCCCGCCGGCAAGACTTCACTGCCGGGTATCGACGGCAAGGGTTTGCAGGCGAAGAATTACGATTCACCTGAACATCACCAGCACCAGCCTGGTCAGCCCGGCTCGCAGTGCGTCGATTGCCACATGCCCGGCAAGTTCTACATGGGCAACGATTTCCGCCACGATCACAGCTTCAGCATTCCCAACCCTGGCCGCGCCCTAAAGCTGGGAACACCTGACGCCTGCCTCGGCTGCCATAAAGAAACTGCCGGCGATAAGGTCGCCGAGCAGTTCAACGCCTGGTATGGCGCCGACAAGCCTGCCGTGCCGCGCTACGACGAAAGCCTGTGGCTGATTCGCAACGGCAAGCCCGGAGCCTCCCGCGCGCTGTTCCAGCAACTCGACTCCAGTGATCTGCCAGCCATCCGTCGTGCCACGTTGCTCGCCGAGCTGCCGTACTACCCAAGCCAACGTGCGCTGGATCTAGCCCGGCGCGAGCTGAAACATGCCGATTCCCAGGTCCGCTTGGCTGCGATTGAGGCCGTGACCAGCATGACCCCGCCTGAGCATCGCTCGGGCCCAATTGGCCCGCTGCTCAATGATCCAGTCCGCGCCGTGCGCCTGGCGGCCGCAAGTGCCCTGCTCGGCCTGCCCGCCGAAGCATTGCAGTATCAACCCAGCTGGGACAAGGTCATCGGCGAATACGAGCAGGTGCAGAAAAGTCTGGCTGATCGGGCCGAGGCCAACCTCAACCTGGCCATGCTTTATCAGGCCCAAGGGCGCTCAGCTCTCGTCGAGCCAGCTCTGCGGGATGCGCTGCTGCGCGATCCGAACTTCCTTCCGGCGCTGGTCACCCTGATCCAATGGCTAGATGGCAATTACCGGATGAACGAAGCCCAGCAGCTCATGGCTGAGGGCCTCAAAAAACATCCGCAATCCGCCCTGCTCCACCATGCCAACGGCCTCGCGCTGATTCGTCGCGGCGAGAAAACCGCTGCCCTCAAGGAACTGGCCGAAGCCGCACGCCTGGAGCCAGACAACGGCCAGTTCAATTACGTGATGGCGATTGCTTTGCATGATAGTGGCGATGCCGAAGGCGCTATTCATCAACTGGAGCAATTGCTGGAACGGCAGCCCAATAACCGTCAGGCGCGCATGACCTTGATCGGTTTCTGGCGAGACGCCGGGCAAATGCAGAAAGTGCAGATCTTGCAGGCGGAGCTGGAGCAATTGAATCCAGACGACCCTGCCTTGCGGCAGGGCCAATAG
- a CDS encoding DUF1254 domain-containing protein, with protein MTSLPFSRRNFLAGATVLGASLACPSWLLAAAQPLTADPAEFQAIARDAWIYAYPMLMHYQTMQKQALNPDTSEYVGGFGKFRHYSELFTPKNRDIVTPNNDTPYSWAWLDLRAEPWVLSVPAVDDKRYYVHQLVDQYTQNFAYVGVLSTGRAAGDYLIAGPNWQGATPPGIKQVLRSETEIVMILGRTGLNSHDDLPAVRAIQQQYKLRALHDFASTPAPAAAPTIDWLPWDIKTGLGAGFIAHLNQLLTLCPVVESERGLRERFARIGIAPGQPFDAAALSAAQRQALIAGIQQGQADLKAITEKLPRPISMFGDRTALANDYLKRAMGAALGIYGNSIEEAFYTGTKLDGSGQPLMAGQKYRLRFAPNQLPPASQFWSLTLYDLPDRQLVENSIDRYSLSSRDSLQRDADGGLTLVIQTVPPTEQSNWLPSAAKGPFFITLRLYGPSEDVRTGKWRMPVVERV; from the coding sequence ATGACGAGCCTTCCTTTCAGTCGCCGGAATTTTCTTGCGGGCGCGACGGTTCTTGGCGCCAGCCTGGCCTGTCCCAGCTGGTTGCTGGCTGCCGCGCAACCACTGACAGCCGATCCGGCCGAGTTCCAGGCCATCGCTCGTGACGCCTGGATCTATGCCTACCCGATGCTCATGCATTACCAAACCATGCAGAAGCAGGCACTCAATCCAGACACCAGCGAATACGTGGGCGGCTTCGGCAAGTTCCGCCATTACAGCGAACTGTTCACGCCGAAGAACCGCGATATCGTCACGCCGAACAATGACACGCCCTACTCCTGGGCCTGGCTCGATCTGCGCGCCGAACCCTGGGTACTGAGCGTGCCGGCGGTGGATGACAAGCGCTATTACGTGCACCAGTTGGTCGACCAATACACGCAGAACTTCGCTTACGTCGGAGTGCTCAGCACCGGACGTGCAGCAGGCGACTATCTGATCGCTGGCCCGAACTGGCAAGGCGCCACGCCGCCCGGTATCAAGCAAGTGCTACGCAGCGAGACGGAGATCGTCATGATCCTCGGCCGTACCGGCCTCAACAGCCATGATGACCTCCCCGCCGTGCGTGCCATCCAACAGCAGTACAAGCTACGCGCCCTGCACGACTTCGCCAGCACTCCCGCGCCGGCAGCCGCACCGACAATCGACTGGCTGCCCTGGGATATCAAAACCGGCTTGGGTGCAGGCTTCATCGCCCATCTCAATCAGCTGCTGACCCTCTGCCCAGTAGTCGAATCGGAACGTGGGTTGCGCGAGCGTTTCGCTCGGATCGGTATCGCTCCCGGCCAACCATTCGATGCCGCAGCCCTCAGCGCGGCACAGCGCCAGGCCTTGATCGCCGGCATCCAGCAGGGGCAAGCCGACCTGAAGGCGATCACCGAGAAGCTGCCGCGGCCGATCAGCATGTTCGGCGACCGCACCGCCCTGGCCAACGATTACCTCAAACGCGCCATGGGCGCCGCCTTGGGCATCTATGGCAACAGCATCGAGGAAGCCTTCTACACCGGCACCAAGCTGGACGGCAGCGGTCAGCCGCTGATGGCCGGGCAGAAATACCGCTTACGTTTTGCGCCCAATCAGCTGCCACCGGCCAGTCAATTCTGGTCGCTGACGCTCTACGATCTGCCTGACCGGCAACTGGTGGAAAACTCGATCGACCGCTACAGCTTGAGCAGCCGCGACAGCCTCCAGCGTGATGCCGACGGAGGCCTCACCCTGGTGATCCAAACGGTGCCCCCAACCGAACAGAGCAACTGGCTACCGTCAGCAGCCAAAGGCCCCTTCTTCATTACCTTGCGCCTCTACGGCCCCAGTGAGGACGTACGCACAGGCAAATGGCGGATGCCGGTGGTTGAACGGGTGTAA
- a CDS encoding fused MFS/spermidine synthase produces the protein MPSAVRNASRHRNKSSVSITAQAQSLPALLIPALLLFMSGGAALVYQVLWVKQLSLVVGVEVYAITAGISAFFAGLALGGLFFGRWADRLRHPVRLYAALELGVALLAIATTWGLAHSAGTFARLEAQVGLFAWVLPFALVGLPAFLMGGTLPVLVRSLTPRDGQVATAGGGLYAANTAGAIAGTLLAAFLLIPMLGVSGSAVAAALLNLLAAVGALLAQRGKSALPPAPIAEKSTRTPAARLAILLYCLAGGVALGYEVVWTQSIVQFMSTRAFAFSVVLATYLAGLVLGSAIYARRADRIRDPWGLFGLLIGAAGLIALLEIAGLGHWLVIAQTQAEAAVLALTGNELAGMCARFAVAALSVVFLPTTLLGAAFPLALRLSVDSAHVGRDVGVVVALNTLGGIVGVMLVGFVLVPGLGLVRTLGLLAVLAAGISVLAVLRGSQVGKGLRQGVIAIGIASLVVGVLTPPERLAELLPGARSGELAFYKEGRGGTVAVVSQGQGQRKFNRLYIQGVSNTGDAMPSLRYMRLQALLPLLIHRQEPRSALVIGFGTGITAGAMLRYQGLERPVVAELLPEVISAAPLFRGNYGAAGDPRLDIRLRDGRRELLRSEDRYDVVTLEPPPPSAAGVVNLYSQDFYQLAANRLQPDGLVAQWLPLPTQNDEDSRSLVRSFLEVFPHASLWTTEFHEMLLIGSLQPLELDIARIRARFAQPAVASALREVGIFSPAALLATWVTDRAGLERYAGDAPPVTDDQPRIEYAPWVRPNEFARVLPALLALRSEPPLINADPVFQAALIDQQARLARFYAVGLYAYTGNREAWARDMPRVVAEDGGNPYYRWFFGRQP, from the coding sequence ATGCCTTCTGCAGTTCGCAACGCTTCGCGCCATCGCAATAAATCTTCGGTTTCCATCACAGCGCAGGCACAGAGCTTGCCGGCGTTGCTGATTCCAGCCCTGCTGCTGTTCATGTCCGGCGGTGCGGCGCTGGTTTATCAAGTCTTGTGGGTCAAACAACTTTCGCTGGTGGTGGGCGTAGAGGTCTATGCCATCACTGCCGGTATCAGTGCTTTCTTTGCCGGCCTGGCGCTCGGCGGCCTGTTTTTCGGTCGCTGGGCCGATCGTCTGCGGCATCCGGTCCGGCTGTACGCCGCGCTGGAATTGGGTGTTGCCCTATTGGCTATCGCCACAACCTGGGGTTTGGCGCATTCGGCCGGCACGTTCGCTCGGCTTGAAGCGCAGGTGGGGCTGTTCGCCTGGGTTTTGCCGTTCGCTCTGGTCGGGCTGCCCGCGTTTTTGATGGGCGGCACCTTGCCGGTACTGGTCCGCTCACTCACTCCCCGTGACGGCCAAGTCGCTACGGCTGGCGGCGGCCTGTATGCGGCAAATACTGCCGGCGCCATCGCCGGCACGCTGCTTGCGGCCTTCTTGTTGATTCCGATGTTAGGCGTCAGCGGTAGCGCGGTGGCGGCCGCCCTGTTGAACCTGCTCGCCGCCGTCGGCGCGCTGCTCGCCCAACGAGGCAAAAGCGCGCTGCCGCCAGCTCCTATCGCAGAAAAAAGCACTCGCACGCCCGCCGCGCGACTGGCCATCTTGCTGTATTGCCTCGCCGGTGGCGTGGCGCTCGGCTACGAGGTGGTTTGGACCCAATCTATCGTGCAGTTCATGAGCACTCGCGCGTTTGCCTTCTCGGTAGTGCTCGCCACCTATCTCGCCGGTTTGGTGCTGGGTAGCGCGATCTATGCGCGGCGCGCCGACCGCATTCGCGATCCGTGGGGCTTGTTCGGCCTGCTGATCGGCGCAGCCGGGCTGATCGCCTTATTGGAAATCGCTGGCTTGGGGCATTGGCTGGTAATCGCCCAAACCCAGGCAGAGGCTGCCGTGCTGGCGCTGACTGGCAACGAACTTGCCGGCATGTGCGCGCGTTTCGCCGTGGCGGCACTAAGTGTGGTGTTCCTGCCGACCACCTTGCTCGGCGCCGCCTTTCCGCTCGCCTTGCGGCTATCGGTGGATAGCGCCCATGTAGGGCGCGACGTCGGCGTCGTGGTGGCGCTCAACACCCTCGGCGGCATCGTCGGAGTGATGCTCGTAGGCTTCGTGCTGGTGCCCGGCCTTGGCTTAGTGCGCACCTTGGGACTGTTGGCCGTGCTGGCGGCGGGCATCAGCGTACTCGCAGTACTCCGCGGCTCGCAGGTAGGCAAAGGTCTGCGCCAAGGTGTAATCGCCATTGGCATCGCCAGCCTTGTGGTTGGCGTCCTGACTCCACCGGAACGGTTGGCCGAATTGCTGCCGGGTGCGCGTAGCGGCGAGCTGGCGTTTTACAAGGAGGGTCGCGGCGGCACGGTAGCGGTGGTTAGCCAAGGTCAGGGGCAACGCAAGTTCAACCGCCTGTATATCCAGGGCGTATCCAATACCGGCGACGCCATGCCGTCGCTGCGCTACATGCGTTTGCAAGCGTTGTTGCCACTGCTGATTCATCGCCAGGAGCCTCGTTCGGCGCTGGTTATCGGCTTCGGCACAGGCATTACCGCCGGCGCCATGCTGCGCTATCAAGGGCTGGAGCGGCCAGTGGTCGCCGAACTGCTGCCTGAGGTCATCAGCGCCGCCCCGCTGTTTCGGGGCAACTACGGAGCAGCAGGCGATCCGCGGCTGGACATCCGCCTGCGCGACGGCCGGCGCGAATTGCTGCGCAGCGAGGACCGCTACGACGTGGTCACCCTTGAGCCGCCACCGCCTTCCGCCGCGGGCGTGGTGAATCTCTATTCGCAGGATTTTTATCAGTTGGCGGCCAATCGTCTGCAGCCTGACGGGCTTGTCGCCCAATGGTTGCCCCTGCCGACTCAGAACGATGAAGACAGCCGCTCATTGGTGCGCAGCTTCCTCGAAGTATTCCCCCACGCTTCGCTATGGACCACCGAGTTCCACGAGATGCTGTTGATCGGTTCGCTACAGCCGCTGGAGTTGGACATCGCTCGTATTCGCGCGCGCTTCGCGCAGCCGGCAGTCGCCAGCGCCTTGCGGGAAGTGGGTATCTTCTCCCCCGCCGCTCTGCTCGCGACCTGGGTGACTGACCGAGCCGGCCTCGAGCGCTATGCCGGCGATGCGCCGCCGGTTACTGACGACCAACCGCGCATCGAATACGCGCCATGGGTGCGCCCGAATGAGTTCGCCCGCGTTCTGCCGGCACTGCTCGCCCTGCGCAGCGAGCCACCGCTGATCAATGCAGATCCCGTATTTCAGGCTGCTTTGATCGACCAGCAAGCGCGTCTGGCGCGCTTCTATGCGGTTGGTTTGTACGCCTATACCGGTAACCGCGAGGCCTGGGCGCGAGATATGCCGAGGGTGGTTGCCGAGGACGGCGGCAACCCGTACTACCGCTGGTTCTTTGGCAGGCAACCGTAA